Below is a genomic region from Procambarus clarkii isolate CNS0578487 chromosome 63, FALCON_Pclarkii_2.0, whole genome shotgun sequence.
ACATGAACACAAACATGTACATATGCATGCGTACtgtacatacacatgtacacagacatgtactgtacatacacatgtacacagaCATGTACATATGCATACGTACTGTACAAACACGTATGTCAATAGAATATTTAATGTACACTGTTAGTCTATGCTGGTAATAGAATATTTAGCTCCAATGTTACAATCTCGCTCAACCAACCACAAAGCTGAGATAATAAAGTCAAAAGTTTGCCACAAGACTGTTCCCTGAACTTGTAGAACTGAGCTGCGGGTAGAGGCGGGGAGCACGAGACCTTACCATGCTGGAAATAGAGGCAAATGgatgacatgatcacaacatacatgaTCCCTAGAGACAGTGATAAAGTAGACAGAACCGAAATATTTAGCATGAAGAGCCGAGCAGCACCAGGGTGAAACTGGCTGGGATAAATCCCAAGGGAAGGGTGACTGGGTATGGGTGGACACTAGGAACTGGCACGTGGCAAATGGGTGCAAGAAATCACTTCTTCAGTGTAAGACTAGTGAGCAAGTAGGGGTAGAGGGGAAGGTTACAGCTAGCTCCTCTGCAGGCTAGCTCCTCCTCCGCTGCAGGCTAGCTCCTCCATATGTACTTTCACGAGTTGGTGCGGTGAAAAACGAGAGTGCCAGGCGCCATTGCAGCAGGAAACCGGTGGCTGAAAGATACGGGCCCAAGAGCTAAACCTCATCCTTCAAGCGTGTATAAGAGTACACACAGGCGTGCCTATGCACATTCCAGTCTGCTTATGCAGGTGGCATGACTGCTGATAGGAGCCTCAAGAAGACAGTCTGGCTTGGCGCCTTCTCACAACGGCTTCACCTTCAGATTACTATACACCATGAAGCTGAGAAATACATCCGCAGCGTGAAATGTGCCGCGGATGTATTTTAAAAGCACGAAGCTGGAGGTGTAACCAAGCTGGGGCCCCAGAGCTGAGCTTCACCATGATGAAACAGGCTGGGATGGGGCGGAGGGTGACAATATCAAGACTGATTCTCGGGTAAAATTTCGCGAGATATACAAGTGAGAAATGTTTGCATTTCAGTAATCACAGCATGAGGCAATATGGCTGgccactggaaactcagatgagttgtAGGGAGGGAAGGAAATACTTGGGCTGTACGCGGGTGCTTACCTAAGGCAAACAATaagcactgttaggtaagcacccCAGTATAAGCCTAAGGCAAACACTCGCACATAATGAACTAAAAGAGGTGATAACAGGTGTTGCATATGTTGCCACGTCTGGGAGCAGCCTTCAGAGATCAAGAGAAAACATCGTTCATAACATTCACCACCTACGTAAGACCCGTACAAGGATAAGCAGCGCCAGCATGTAAACTACACCTCTCCAAATTTACATTGAAAGTCCCACAAAATTTTCGACGTTCCCTTCGCAAGACTGACACTTAAGTGAACTAAACATCCACCCCCCCCCATGCTAGAAATATAACAGGGAAAGACGTAAGTATTTTGTATGCCGTGATTATGGAATCTGTTCTCGGTGACGTTTGAGTCCCAGCAACCTTTACTTGTAACTCGTGCCTCTCAACTCTGGGAGGTGTTCACCAGGGGGTAATTTACCTCTTGTAAATGTCACAGGCTGCAAATACTAGacaaacaagcaataaacagTTGGCACTAATTACGGCAGTTCTGGTAAAAGGCAAAGATGATAATACGGAGGTAATCAGGAGGTCGAACACCTTTTACAAAGAGATCAGATGCAAAGTTTttcaatgtgtgtgtgcgtgtgtccggCTTGATGATTGGTTTAGGCCGTGAATTATAAATGAGGTCGAGAGACTAGTGATTCGTGCTGGTATTTGATGTTGGATTACTCTGTTGAACTTTCAATGTTACTTCGTGGAAAAGTTTATCTTTTAAATGTgaaaattttatataaaatatgtatatgtatatatatgtatgtatgtaagtttaATATTTTTTATAAAGCTTCGGAAATTTGGGGTAAAGTGACAGGTATCTGTATTTGCAGGTGCCTGGGTGGGGCTTTTTACCcggatattaatagggtttttaaatatattgaaactattgacctgggtaaatactggtttggaaacagggttgttCGTTAAACGGGACGAATTACCTGATAACTGCCGTGGGATCGCTGGGTTGTTTAAATTGTAGGATAGACATATGAAGAGTGTGGGTGGACGTACCTAACTACGTTAATACAAATATGGGTGGATATAATTGGGAACTGCCTGGAGtaggccagtaggccttctgAAGGTTCCTTTATTCTTCACGTGTTGTGGGTTTGTAACAGTGTAACACCCCcaattgtaacaccactataatggaacactaaactaataatgtaaacactacttatcctgagtaatacttccccattggttgcacttggtaacactgttatgggctgacatatgatggttacaccgggactacaaagtacactgccaataaggaaatgctaacacaaggattaaatacgctgccaccatctgcctttgaccattgagactatatcaagcaacgaggcaagaaacattgcttgacttggagagtactttctatgactgtcattaattatgaaaacagttgtcagccactatatccaaaaggctaagaggattcaacaattgacacagacgggaaatttacaagagtttattgagaccaaaattatgtcaatcaccacttataaatcctactctaacactggcaaaaagttacgaaatttggacatggaacaaaacctcagagatcacacacgttACCTTAAGACCTGTCTCTCCCTGGCCGAGATGGtcttcacagccctctctggaccccggtgtccggcactctgtccTTACTAAGTCCCTataggacctctatatacaacccccacaggggggagggggagatctgctgttgctacctgccccaagaatgtaaaagctcggccacacgtgtacaaacactcaagaaatatttcaataagcttgtttgacattcaccatacactcttcaagagaggagttattaattacgtgtgtctgacctctgacctggccaaaagggggagatccagggatgtttacacataagaatctggagtctaatttccttgcatgaaatattacatacttgaaactatgctgactaagactaacccaggaatttttaataaatatacaagataaactggaggtcatctgggctgacctcttggagaaggcttccctgggtgtgaactctaaggggggggggaggtcctgggtgttacaacaGCTAGGTGCAGGAGGAGTCTGCAACACAGCTAGGTGCAACACAGGTGCAGGAGTCTGCAACACAGCTAGGTGCAGGAGTTTGCATCATAGCTAGGTGCAACACGGCTAGGTGCAGGAGGAGCCATACACGTGTGTGTACATAGGGGTTACTGTGTGCTAACTACTACATGATGATAACGTGTACTGTACACTCCCCAGGCCCGCAGCTCCCCGCTACGCCGCCGGGGCCGCCTACTTCGACATGGGCGAGCACACGCTCAGGGTGCCCATGACCCTGCACGCCGAGAACCGCCAGCGCCTCCTCAAGCGCTTGGTCAAACATAACCCGGCCCCCAGGAGTGTGGTGCTCCTTCAAGGTGGCGAGGACACCACCCGCTACTCCGCCGACGCTGACATCATCTTCCGCCAGGTAAGTCTTCTTCTAGTGGTTACCTTGAggggcttccggggcttagtgcccccgcggcccagtcgtcgaccaggcctccacgtgGTCCTCAAGATTTCCACTCGTCAAGAAACTCTCGTTGGtggtgttatagattcagctactgggagcaGAACGTTCGAGGTAGCACGGGCCATGgtcagcccgtagtggacttacctggcacaggagcggggctggaactggttatctcgagatgattacggggctttttagtgtccccacggcccggtcctcgaccaggcctccaccccccaggaagcagcccgtgacagctgactaactcccaggtagctatttactgctaggtaacaggggcatagggtgaaagaaactctgcccattgtttctcgccggcgtccgggatcga
It encodes:
- the LOC138354424 gene encoding xaa-Pro dipeptidase-like; the encoded protein is MASNDKTPAAPRYAAGAAYFDMGEHTLRVPMTLHAENRQRLLKRLVKHNPAPRSVVLLQGGEDTTRYSADADIIFRQRV